From the Scylla paramamosain isolate STU-SP2022 chromosome 15, ASM3559412v1, whole genome shotgun sequence genome, one window contains:
- the LOC135107502 gene encoding protein fem-1 homolog A-like translates to MWITGKVDHTSQKEQIFTDLYNECKNIAPGARLSYMLRTRLERLQREDRREVVTRTRDGCAPLFVACKRGNVEVVEYLISTCSADVEQRGLYEVPDDRSIHNVTPLWCASVAGRLAVVKCLVQHGADVNSVSDTGSTPVRSACFMTHLDIVTYLVENGADISKPNYNGGTCLINSVQSVKLCEYLLMHRADVNAQDIQNKTALHYAIQEHRFETTRLLLEAGADPHLTSRYRDDALQTACIKGAFQIFEYLIEKVSYPPNRVADGYELLGTTFLDEHHDIQAALQYWRRAATIRAAAGVSKVVLPARSNYQNAIEFRTVEELEAVATDLNSLRTQSLLICERILGTAHKDMIFRLMYRGAAYADSLQYQNCIDLWLYALELRIRRDTLLFNETCFTAQALVRLYLDMIDKHSSGVMQDTVAFRDAYRTLRLLIDQLPSCMELLRLQPVHKRHQSNFDHMLKVVTHMLFVLLHIPHAEEQREEAVTMVKGVVRLDPRTCQGGHSLLHLAAMKTNVLNNHALLEDDHMTPFPSVAVVSFLLECGAPVNATNDKGSSPLFMASQDLLFKQEIVEVLLKAGGHVDQVTASGDRPSKNLRLNPKCHISILNYTSLKCLAARVIQKHRIPYAGEVPKHLEAFVKMH, encoded by the exons ATGTGGATTACTGGGAAGGTGGACCATACTTCGCAGAAAGAGCAGATCTTCACAGACTTGTACAATGAGTGTAAGAATATTGCACCTGGAGCTCGTCTCTCCTACATGCTGCGGACCAGGTTGGAACGCCTTCAGAGGGAGGACAGACGTGAGGTGGTGACTCGCACAAGGGATGGTTGTGCACCCTTGTTTGTGGCCTGCAAAAGGGGTAATGTGGAAGTGGTTGAATACCTTATCAGCACCTGCAGTGCGGACGTGGAGCAGAGAGGTCTTTATGAAGTGCCTGATGACCGATCAATTCACAACGTGACACCACTATGGTGTGCCTCAGTGGCGGGCCGCTTGGCCGTGGTGAAGTGCCTGGTGCAGCATGGGGCAGATGTGAACAGTGTATCAGACACAGGGTCCACTCCTGTCCGTAGCGCCTGTTTCATGACACATTTAGATATTGTGACATATTTAGTAGAGAATGGAGCTGACATATCTAAACCAAATTATAATGGTGGTACTTGCCTTATCAATTCTGTGCAGAGTGTGAAACTATGTGAGTATTTGCTAATGCACAGAGCAGATGTCAATGCCCAGGATATCCAGAACAAAACAGCATTGCATTATGCTATCCAGGAGCATCGCTTTGAAACCACACGATTATTGCTTGAAGCTGGAGCTGATCCCCACCTCACCAGCCGGTATCGAGATGATGCCTTACAAACAGCCTGTATCAAGGGAGCATTTCAGATTTTTGAGTATCTGATAGAAAAAGTTTCATATCCACCCAATCGGGTTGCAGATGGTTATGAACTTCTAGGTACCACCTTCTTGGATGAGCATCATGACATTCAGGCTGCCCTCCAGTACTGGCGTCGTGCAGCAACTATCCGTGCAGCTGCTGGTGTATCAAAAGTTGTTCTACCTGCCCGCTCTAATTATCAGAATGCAATTGAGTTCAGGACTGTGGAAGAGCTAGAGGCAGTGGCCACTGATCTTAACAGCTTAAGGACACAGAGTTTACTTATTTGTGAACGTATCCTAGGCACAGCACACAAGGACATGATCTTTAGACTCATGTACCGAGGTGCAGCTTATGCTGATTCCTTACAGTATCAGAACTGCATTGACCTTTGGCTGTATGCCCTGGAATTGCGAATCCGTCGTGACACACTTCTTTTCAACGAAACCTGCTTCACTGCACAAGCTCTGGTGCGCCTCTACCTAGACATGATAGACAAACACAGTTCAGGGGTCATGCAGGACACTGTTGCCTTCAGAGATGCTTATCGCACCCTGAGGTTATTGATAGATCAACTACCAAGTTGCATGGAGCTATTGCGTCTCCAGCCTGTCCACAAGAGACACCAGAGTAACTTTGACCACATGTTGAAAGTAGTGACCCATATGTTGTTTGTCTTACTGCACATCCCCCATGCAGAGGAGCAACGGGAAGAAGCAGTCACAATGGTTAAAGGAGTCGTTCGCCTAGACCCCCGTACCTGCCAGGGAGGTCATTCTCTTCTACATTTAGCAGCCATGAAAACAAATGTGCTCAATAACCATGCCCTGCTAGAGGATGACCATATGACACCCTTCCCCTCTGTAGCAGTGGTCAGCTTTCTACTGGAGTGTGGTGCTCCTGTCAATGCCACTAATGACAAGGGCTCCTCACCACTCTTCATGGCTTCCCAGGACCTGCTCTTCAAACAAGAG ATTGTGGAAGTGTTGCTGAAGGCTGGGGGCCACGTGGACCAAGTGACGGCTTCCGGTGATCGACCCAGCAAGAATCTACGTCTCAACCCCAAGTGTCATATTAGCATTCTCAACTACACGTCTCTCAAGTGTCTGGCAGCGAGGGTCATCCAGAAACACCGCATCCCGTACGCCGGCGAGGTGCCAAAACACCTCGAGGCCTTCGTGAAGATGCACTAA
- the LOC135107501 gene encoding heme-binding protein 2-like: MLLLVVFLQALSVTLCIETAPYTVVNNAETYEERIYPAQKWVTTSHLSISHNQASNDMFHDLFNFIDGQNDAGIKVDMTAPVTVLVQPGEGPNCENNFTMSFYVPAAHQDAPPKPLNTNVYIEERPELHVFSRRFHGFAQDVDWIFNADALAQDLLADGVEDINLQHYYTAGYDSPFVIFNRTNEVWIMKK; the protein is encoded by the exons ATGCTTCTCCTGGTCGTCTTTCTTCAG GCACTGAGTGTCACCCTGTGCATTGAGACTGCTCCTTATACGGTGGTCAATAATGCTGAG ACATACGAGGAGCGTATTTATCCTGCTCAGAAGTGGGTGACTACATCtcacctctctatctctcacaaCCAAGCCTCCAACGACATGTTTCACgatctctttaacttcatcgaTGGCCAGAACGACGCCG GCATTAAGGTAGACATGACTGCCCCCGTGACTGTCCTGGTGCAGCCTGGTGAAGGACCAAATTGTGAGAACAACTTCACCATGAGCTTCTATGTTCCCGCTGCCCACCAGGACGCACCGCCCAAACCCCTCAACACCAACGTGTACATAGAGGAGCGTCCAGAGCTGCACGTCTTCTCAAG GAGGTTCCACGGGTTTGCACAAGACGTGGACTGGATCTTCAATGCTGATGCACTGGCTCAGGACCTCCTAGCAGACGGTGTGGAGGATATCAACCTGCAGCACTACTATACCGCTGGCTACGACTCTCCCTTCGTTATCTTTAACCGCACTAATGAAGTCTGGATCATGAAGAAGTAA